A stretch of DNA from Lotus japonicus ecotype B-129 chromosome 4, LjGifu_v1.2:
CCCGCTTCTCCTACGGAATCTAGTACCTCTGAACAGAGGAAAGATTATGAGAAGTGGGATCGCTCCAATCGCATGAGTCTTATGATCATTAAGCGCGGCATTCCTGAGGTCTTTAGGGGTACTATCTCGGAAGAGATAAAAGGTGCCAAAGATTTCCTTGCTGAAATTGAAAAGCGCTTTGCAAAAAGCGATAAGGCGGAAACAAGTACTCttcttcagaacttgatttcCATGAAATATCAGGGCAAAGGAAATATAAGGGAATACATTATGGGCATGTCAAATATTGCTTCAAAACTTAAGGCGCTAAAGCTTGAGCTGTCGGATGACTTGCTCATTCATTTAGTACTGCTTTCTCTTCCTGCACAATTCAGTCAGTTTAAGATATCTTATAACTGTCAAAAGGAGAAATGGTCTCTTAACGAGCTCATTTCATTTTGTGTGcaagaagaggaaaggttgaagcaagaaaggaaagaaagtgcTCATTTTGTTAGCACCTCTAAAGACAagggcaaaagaaagaaaactgttGAGCCCAAGAATGAAGCTGCAGATGCTCCagcacaaaagaaacagaaagaggATGATACCTGTTACTTTTGCAATGTGTCTGggcatatgaaaaagaaatgtaCTAAATATCACGCTTGGCGTGCAAGGAAAGGTACATTTTTTGCTTTGGTCTGTTCTGAGGTCAATTTAGCTTCAGTACCTAGAAACACTTGGTGGTTAGACTCTGGTGCAACTACTAACATCAGTGTTTCAATGCAGGGTTGCCTAAGCTACCGGAAGCCAAATGATGTTGAAAGATACATCTATGTTGGAGATGGCAAGACGGTGGAGGTGGAAGCTATAGGGCATTTTAGATTATTATTGTGTACTGGATTTTATTTGGATTTGAAAGACACTTTTGTGGTACCGTCATTTAGACGAAATTTAATTTCAGTTTCTAATTTGGACAAATCAGGTTATTCATGTTCATTTGGAAACAGTAAAGCCGAGTTGtcttttaattcaaatattgttGGAACCGGTTCACTTATTGGATATGATAATCTGTATTTGCTGAGCACTGTAGCCACCTATAGTGAATCCCTGAATGTGGAATCACGTGGTACTAAGCGTAAAATTGATAATAACAATTCAGGAGCATTATGGCACAAGCGCCTAGGTCACATCTCTAAAAATAGAGTTGAGCGGCTAGTGTCAGATGGAATTTTGGATTCCATTGACTTCACAAACTTTGATGTTTGTGTTGAATGCGTTAAAGGTAAACAgaccaaaacaaagaaatttggTGCATATAGAGCTACATGCGTCTTGGAATTGATACATACGGATATTTGTGgaccatttccaacaccttATTGGAATGGTCAacaatattttatatcattcatAGATGATTATTCGAGATATGCATACTTATTTCTTATACATGAAAAGTCTCAATCACTGGATGTGTTCAAATCATTTAAGGCTGAAGTTGAGAACCAACTCAACAAAAGAATTAAGAGTATCAAATCTGACCGTGGTGGTGAATATTACGGTAGATATGATGGTTCAGGTGAACAACGTCCAGGGCCTTTTGCCAAATACCTAGAGGAATGTGGAATCGTCCCACAGTACACCATGCCAGGGTCACCTAGCATgaatggtgtggctgaaagaCGAAACCGGACTCTTAAGGATATGGTAAGGAGTATGATTTGTCATTCTACTTTGCCAGAGTCACTCTGGGGAGAGGCACTAAAGACTGCAGCTTACATTCTAAATAGAGTGCCAACTAAAGCAGCTGCCAAAACACCTTATGAGCTTTGGACTGGGCGAAAGCCTAGTTTGAAACATTTTCATGTATGGGGATGTCCAGCTGAGGCAAGGCCTTATAggccaaatgaaaagaaattggAATCCCGAACAGTGAGCAGCTACTttattggttattctgaaagatccaggGGCTATAAATTTTATGATCTCAAATTAAAGACAATTTTTGAGACGGGAACAACCATGTTCTTTGAGGAAATTGAGTTTGGAGGGGAGAACAAGATTAGGGACTTTGCTTTAGAGGAAGAGTCGGTAAAAATTCCAAGACCGATTCatacagttgcttctgatgaagcAAGTACGGAACCTCTACAAGACATTGTTGTTGAATCTCCTCCTACTCAAGATGATATGGTGGTTCATGAAGAACAAACTCAAGATCCTCAAGAACAAGTGTTACAAGAACCAATACCTTTGCGGAGATCcactagagaaaagagaaatgctattccagatgattacatagtctttctccaagaacatgaggaaaataatggtatgatggaagctgatccaatcaacttccagcaagccatgcaggattccaactctgaaaagtggattgaagcaatGAAGGAAGAGTATAAGTCCATGCAAGACAATAAGGTTTGGGAACTTGTCCCATTACCGGAAGGTGTGAAACCCATTGGTTGCAAATGGATATTTAAGACCAAGTGGGATTCTAATGGTAATGTGGAGaggtataaggctcgtcttgtggCTAAGGGTTATACTCAAAAGGAAGGGATTGACTTTAAAGAGACTTTCTCTCCGGTTTCATCGAAAGACTCTTTTAGGACAATCATGGCTCTTGTTGCACATTATGATTTGGAactccatcaaatggatgtcaagacagCGTTTCTCAATGGAAACATTGATGAGACAATCTATATGGTGCAACCAGAAAACTTTGTGTCAGGAGACCCAAAGAATACGGTTTGCAAATTGACAAAATCCATTTATGGACTAAAGCAGGCATCTCGTCAATGGTACCACAAATTTCATGAAGTAATTCTCTCATTCGGTTTTGAGGTGAATGTTGTTGAAGATTGTGTGTATCACAAATTCAGTGGGAGCAAATATATTTTCCTGGttctgtatgttgatgacatactgCTTGCCACTAATGATATAGGCATGTTGCACGAAACCAAGAGATTTCTATCAAggaaatttgaaatgaaagatcTTGGTGACGCTTCCTTTGTATTAGGAATTCGGATACACCGAGACCGATCTCGGGGTATTCTGGGATTGTCACAAAGGAGCTATATCGAAAAGGTACTTAAAAGGTTTGGCATGCAGAATTGTACATCAGGGGATACTCCAGTTGCTAAGGGAGACAAATTTAGTCTCAGTCAATGCCCAAAAGGAAACTTAGAAATTCAGGAAATGCAAAAGATTCCTTATGCATCAGTTGTAGGGAGTCTTATGTATGCCCAAGTTTGTACGCGTCCAGATATAGCGTTCATAGTTGGGATGTTAGGCAGTTATTTGAGCAATCCAGGAATGGATCATTGGAAAGCAGCCAAAAGGGTTATGAGGTATTTACAGAGAACAAAAGATTATATGCTCACATATAGGAGGTCAGACCAATTGGAGATCATTGGATATTCTGACTCTGATTTTGCTGGATGCCAAGATAGTAAGAGATCCACTTCAGGCTATATCTACATGTTGGCTGGTGGTGCAGTTTCTTGGCGTAGTGCCAAGCAAACTCTCATAGCTTCATCCACCATGGCAGCAGAATTTGTAGCATGTTTTGAGGCATCTAACCATGGGATTTGGCTGAGGAATCTTGTCACTGGGCTGCGAATTGTGGAAGGAATTGAAAGACCGCTTAAGTTATACTGTGACAATAAATCAGCCGTCTTATTTTCCAACAATAATAGGAGCTCGACCAAGTCAAAACATATTGACATCAAGTTCCTAGTTGTTAAGGAAAGGGTACAAAGTGGACAGATTTCTATAGAACACATAGGGACAAACTCCATGATAGCGGATCCTCTTACAAAGGGTCTTCCGCCTAAGGTCTTTCATGAGCACACTGCTCACATGGGTGTTTTGCAGTGTGATGAATGCTTAGTTTAGTGGGAGTTACTCATATATAAATTTTGTGTTCTATGTTTGGTATTATGCATGCATACTCTAGTATTTGGATATTTTTTGGTTAATTATAAAGTTTGATATTCTGTTATTTATGCTTTGTACAATAAGATTATTGAATGATCTCACTAAAGTAAAGTAGGACCAGTTGAAAATTGACAAGTACAGGCCACCTTCTTGTGATTTTCATGCTGCACATTTCATAATGAATCTATGTCATTTAGTTATGTCAGTACTAGTAATCATTGATGGGTTTAGTTATGATTGATATAACGAAAATCACTTTGGTTCTATGTACTGGCATGGCTAATGGACGAGATTATTTGGATATGCTTAAGGTATATAATGGCATTTTTGAGCTCATAAAGTCTAACACATGCGTAGAGTTACATATGTGACCAGTGGGAgattgttagaattttgggtcacaaatgtaacttttaattgtgttagggccattatttaattagccaaaactaaagtggtctatttaatattgatcttatggctaagggcatatgtgttatgaaaaggtattgtgcggataccataaggcaatattctaatttgatgaggggccaaattagaaatattgaaaacagaattgtaactgatgcagttacttatagggttatggtccccaattgtagacacaacaacgtaacaacgtaaaaagtttctcctcattcccatcagaggagaacatcaggaaaccctaagggtgatctacaattggaagatcacaaccccagatccttcaGTGATTCCCATGGCTTattcaggtacgcttccgctctagatcttcatcatgttttcgggtatgggttaatcaagtgtggtttaggattatacttctattttctatatgggtagaaaagcatgtggttaggaacaaatccttATTTGTTAGAAACCTACAGAACCACCAtacttttttattaaatatatatgagGTGTTTCTGTTGGAATTTTTAAAACGAAGTATAAAAATACCAAACCTCCTATTTTATCCGTACACGTAGGGTTTTCATTgtttcacactttttttttcttttatcttatttcaattttaaatctTATGATAATGAAAAGTTTAAAGAAGAGGAACTTAATTTGCAATTTAATTAGGTATAGGACCAATTATTATAATTCAAACTAGATGGGCAAAGCAAGCAGACTTTGTCTTGCCAGGTTCGTTGTGACCTCTCTCTCTCCCGGTGTATTCCATGCATGCTCTTTGACTATCGAATCGGTGTGTGATTTTGTTGACAAAAAGCTCCGCAATTGTATCTCGGCAAAAGGTGACAATACTAGAAGCTGGAACTTGGTGTCTTGGGAGGAAGTCACTCGTTTGAAGGAGCTTGGTGGACTAGAACTCCGCAACACACTTGTGAATAACATAGCTATGCTGGGAAACTAGTTGAGGATCTCTTGCATGACAGGGAAAAACCTTGGGTGTTGGCTCTCTCACAAAAATACCTAGGGAATAATATTGCTTTGGATGGGAACTATAAGGCTGGTAACTCTTATATTTGGTGAGGCATTGTTAAAGCCAAGGATCTTGTGAAGAACAAGTTCAGTCCACTTTTGGGGGAAGGAGGCTCATCATTTTGGTATGAGAATTGGCTCGGGACCGGGAAATTGTGCAGTAGAGTGCCTTTTTTAAATATTTCTGATAGCATGTTGCGGTTGTCTGATGTTTGGGAAGGAGGACGGTGGAAATTGGAGAGTTTATACACAATATTACCCAACAATATTATGAATGAGATCCGTGTTGTTCGAATTCCATGTACACCGGCTGGGAGGGACACTCTTCGATGGACATAAACGAATAATGGACGCTATACAGTAGCCTCGACTTATGACTCACTTGCAGGCATAAATGAATTGGAAACATGTGTTTGGAAGAAGATTTGGAGAGCAAAGGTACCAGAGAAAATTCGTTTCTTTCTCTGGCTGATTCAAAAGGATGCATTGCCCACCTATGAGAAGCGACTCATAAACCATCTCATCCTTTCTTCCCGGTGCCCACAGTGTGATGATGATCGAGAGGACCTGAACCATTTGTTTCGGGGATGTCCGCAAGCTCGCCTTCTATGGCAGCAATTCGGGGCAATTTTACGAACCATTGATGGGAGCAATTCCTTCTAGACATGGTTCAACAATGTCTTGATGCAGCGGGAAGGATTGCTGGCGATTGCGGTGCTTTGGTGGAACTGGCGCTGGCGCAATAACCATGTCTTCGACGATGTTGCCTGACAATTGCCACAGGTATTACGAAGGATGTTGTTGGATGTCTCTATCTGGAAGAATACCTTGGACTCGATGCGGTCCAATTTAGAAACGACAAGCAGCAGCACAGGAGCGACGACTTGCTGTTACACGCTAGCCGTGGATGGCAGTTGGGGCCGCAGGACTGGCAGAATGGGTGGTGCAACGATCATTCGTGGGCCGGATGGGTCTTGGTACTCAGCGGTG
This window harbors:
- the LOC130712291 gene encoding uncharacterized protein LOC130712291; translated protein: MAYSATIGSISANLNSVPILDGTNFKDWKENMEIVLGCMDLDLALRVEKPASPTESSTSEQRKDYEKWDRSNRMSLMIIKRGIPEVFRGTISEEIKGAKDFLAEIEKRFAKSDKAETSTLLQNLISMKYQGKGNIREYIMGMSNIASKLKALKLELSDDLLIHLVLLSLPAQFSQFKISYNCQKEKWSLNELISFCVQEEERLKQERKESAHFVSTSKDKGKRKKTVEPKNEAADAPAQKKQKEDDTCYFCNVSGHMKKKCTKYHAWRARKGLPKLPEAK